In one window of Pseudomonas benzenivorans DNA:
- the benA gene encoding benzoate 1,2-dioxygenase large subunit, translating into MTLGFDYLDSLLEEDKDKGLYRCKREMFTDPRLFDLEMKHIFEGNWLYLAHESQIPNVNDYLTTTMGRQSIFIARNKDGELNAFLNACSHRGAMLCRHKTGNKSSYTCPFHGWTFNNSGKLLKVKDPKEAGYPSSFNCDGSHDLTRVARFESYRGFLFGSLNPDVPPLVEHLGESAKIIDMIVDQSPDGLEVLRGSSSYIYEGNWKLTAENGADGYHVSSVHWNYAATQQQRKQREAGEEIKTMSAGSWAKNGGGFYSFDKGHLLLWTRWANPEDRPLYERRDQLAGEFGQARANWMIENSRNLCLYPNVYLMDQFSSQIRIARPISVDKTEITIYCIAPRGESSDARAKRIRQYEDFFNVSGMATPDDLEEFRSCQLGYQGSRGWNDMSRGAEHWIEGADQAAEEIELKPLLSGVRTEDEGLFVLQHQYWQRTMIEALRKEQEQLIHVEGA; encoded by the coding sequence GCCTCTACCGCTGCAAGCGGGAGATGTTCACCGATCCCCGGTTGTTCGACCTGGAGATGAAGCACATCTTCGAGGGCAACTGGCTGTATCTGGCCCACGAGAGCCAGATCCCCAACGTCAACGACTACCTCACCACCACCATGGGGCGCCAGTCGATCTTCATCGCGCGCAACAAGGACGGTGAGCTGAACGCCTTCCTCAACGCCTGCAGCCACCGTGGCGCCATGTTGTGCCGGCACAAGACCGGTAACAAGAGTTCCTATACCTGCCCGTTCCATGGCTGGACCTTCAACAACTCCGGCAAGCTGCTCAAGGTCAAGGACCCGAAGGAGGCCGGCTATCCGTCGAGCTTCAATTGCGACGGCTCCCACGACCTGACCAGGGTCGCGCGCTTCGAGTCCTATCGCGGCTTCCTGTTCGGCAGCCTCAATCCCGACGTGCCGCCGCTGGTCGAGCATCTCGGCGAGTCGGCGAAGATCATCGACATGATCGTCGACCAGTCGCCGGACGGCCTGGAAGTGCTGCGCGGCTCGAGCAGCTACATCTACGAGGGCAACTGGAAGCTGACCGCCGAGAACGGCGCCGACGGCTACCACGTCAGCTCGGTGCACTGGAACTACGCGGCCACCCAGCAGCAGCGCAAACAGCGCGAGGCCGGCGAAGAGATCAAGACCATGAGCGCCGGCAGCTGGGCCAAGAACGGCGGCGGCTTCTACTCCTTCGACAAGGGCCACCTGCTGCTCTGGACCCGTTGGGCCAACCCCGAGGATCGCCCGCTGTACGAGCGCCGCGACCAGTTGGCCGGCGAGTTCGGCCAGGCCCGGGCCAACTGGATGATCGAGAACTCGCGCAACCTGTGCCTGTACCCGAACGTCTACCTGATGGACCAGTTCAGCTCGCAGATCCGCATCGCCCGGCCGATCTCCGTGGACAAGACCGAGATCACCATCTACTGCATCGCGCCCAGGGGCGAGAGCAGCGATGCCCGGGCCAAGCGCATCCGCCAGTACGAGGATTTCTTCAACGTCAGCGGCATGGCCACCCCGGACGACCTGGAGGAGTTCCGCTCCTGCCAGCTCGGCTATCAGGGCAGCCGTGGCTGGAACGACATGTCGCGCGGCGCCGAGCACTGGATCGAGGGCGCCGATCAGGCCGCCGAGGAGATCGAACTCAAGCCCCTGCTGAGCGGCGTACGCACCGAGGATGAAGGCCTGTTCGTGCTGCAGCACCAGTACTGGCAGCGCACCATGATCGAGGCGCTGCGCAAGGAACAAGAGCAACTGATTCACGTGGAGGGTGCGTGA